From the Verrucomicrobiota bacterium genome, the window AAGACGAGGATGCGCGCGACACCGCCAAGTGGGTAAAGGAAGCGGGTCGCAAAGCCGTGCTGGTGAGCGGTGATATCCAGGAAGAAGCCCATTGCCAGCAGATCATCCAAAAAGCGGTGCAGGAATTCGGCCAGATTGATATCCTGGTAAATAACGCCGCGTTTCAGATGACCCATGAATCGATCACGGAGATCCCGAGCGAAGAGTGGGATCGCACGTTCAAGACCAACATTTACTCCATGTTTTACCTGACGAAGGCCGCAGTGGAGCACATGCCGCCCGGCAGCGCGATCATAAACACCTCTTCTATAAACGCATTCCAGCCCAAGCCGACGTTGCTGGCGTATGCGGCCACCAAAGGGGCGATCGTAAACTTCACGGCGGGTCTGGCCCAGGGCCTGGCGGAAAAGGGAATCCGCGCCAACTCGGTCTGTCCGGGTCCGGTGTGGACGCCTTTGATCCCGTCGACGATGCCGCCTGAACACGTCAAGGAATTCGGGAAATCGGTTCCGCTGGAGCGGCCGGCCCAACCGGCCGAACTGGCCGCATTGTACGTGTTGCTTGCTTCACAGGAAGCAAGTTACATCTCGGGTGCAGCTGTTCCGGTTACCGGCGGCAAACCGGTGATTTAACAAAAAACCAGCCACGGCATCTTTTCTGGGGGCGGCCTTTTCCGGCCGCCCCTTTTCTATGTCATTCCTGCCCTGTGAAAACACACGATCTG encodes:
- a CDS encoding SDR family oxidoreductase, which codes for MSQSTSVQDPKEQYPQSPSPNQQQPIPGSEKELGPKADHGEQSYKGSGKLQGRKAIITGADSGIGKAVAIAFAREGADVLIAYLEEDEDARDTAKWVKEAGRKAVLVSGDIQEEAHCQQIIQKAVQEFGQIDILVNNAAFQMTHESITEIPSEEWDRTFKTNIYSMFYLTKAAVEHMPPGSAIINTSSINAFQPKPTLLAYAATKGAIVNFTAGLAQGLAEKGIRANSVCPGPVWTPLIPSTMPPEHVKEFGKSVPLERPAQPAELAALYVLLASQEASYISGAAVPVTGGKPVI